A genomic region of Jaculus jaculus isolate mJacJac1 chromosome 10, mJacJac1.mat.Y.cur, whole genome shotgun sequence contains the following coding sequences:
- the Hilpda gene encoding hypoxia-inducible lipid droplet-associated protein, whose protein sequence is MRHVLNLYLLGVVLTLLSIFVRLTESLGNLLESPLPGSPWSTRGHLANPEPPKGLSDHPSRGVQ, encoded by the coding sequence ATGAGGCACGTGCTGAACCTCTATCTGCTAGGTGTGGTGCTGACGCTGCTTTCCATCTTCGTTAGACTGACGGAGTCACTGGGGAACTTGTTGGAGAGCCCGTTGCCTGGGAGTCCCTGGTCCACCAGAGGTCACCTAGCCAACCCAGAACCCCCCAAAGGCCTTTCAGACCATCCATCTAGAGGAGTGCAGTAA